A stretch of DNA from Alteromonas gilva:
TGCGCCAGTTCTTTGGCTTTTGCTTCTAACTCGGCGGCGGTATTGGCCTCGAGTGTCGATAACTCATGGATCCTGGCGGTACTCTTAGCGATGGAGCTGGAAGCGGCTTCCTGTTCGACCGCTGCCGTGGCAACTTCCATCATGTTGTCGCTGGCAGCCTGAATTTGCTCCTCGATATTTTGCATAAAGCTGGCGGCATTGTCTGAGTCACTGACTGCCTGATCAACCAACTCAACACATTCGTTCATCTGACTGACTGACGATGCCGTGCTGGCCACCAATTGTTCGGTTATGGTGCTGATTTCATCGGCACTTTCTTTGGAGCGAATCGCCAGCGTTCGCACTTCATCGGCCACCACCGCAAAGCCTCGTCCGTGCTCGCCGGCACGGGCAGACTCAATGGCCGCATTAAGTGCTAACAGGTTGGTTTGGTCGGCCACGGCGGTAATTGACCGCATGGATTCAGAAATACTTGAGCACCGATCATTCAACTCCTGATTAGTCGTTGCTGCTCTGTTTAGCCGGTCGCGCAATGAATTGATAGTGGTTTTGGTACTCTCAACTGCCTTCCGTGAGCTACTGGTATCCTGCTGCGCCTCGCGGGTAATGTCATTGGCCGCATTGGTGCGTTCAGCTGAGTCTTGCAGGGTAACGGCAATTTCTTCAGAGGCGGTCGAAATGCTGCCAAGTTCATGGTTACTCTGCATAACGTGACCATTTAGATCCTGGGTTGACGACTGCATAAAGGCACTGGTATCGGCGACCTGGTTGGCCAGGCTGGTGGCATCGTTGACCAGTTCGCGCAATGCAGATAACAGTTCGTCGAAGCGGCTTAACAAGGGAATCGACTTATCAATATCGACCCGAAGATTAAGCTTTTGCTGGTCGGCCAGAATGTCATTAATCGCCACTTCAAGGGCGGCAGCACCGACGCCTTCCTCATGACTGCGCTTGGTCATGTACATCAGTATAAAGCCTTCAACCAGCGCAAATAAGGCGTGGAGCAGCAAGATAGTAAAAGTAACGTGGCCCTCTTCGAAGGCATAAACGCCGAACCCTTCGACCTGCAACAGGAAGAAGCTGATATGGTGAATGGCGATGAACACTGTGGCCGACGCAATGACCTTCCAGTTCCGAAATACGGCGAGGACTGCCAGTAACGAAAATATCTCAAAGTGCATTTCAATCAGGCCAAATGACTGATGAATATGCAGCGCAGTCATAAGTTGTGAGCCAATACCCATGGCATGGGCGCTGATTTCTGATTTTTCAGAGGTAAAGCTCAGGTATAACGGTAACGCGACAATGG
This window harbors:
- a CDS encoding methyl-accepting chemotaxis protein, with the translated sequence MYSWIQEGHKIFRALLMVQLIIAIIIGLVTGELMIAFWLGIPIVALPLYLSFTSEKSEISAHAMGIGSQLMTALHIHQSFGLIEMHFEIFSLLAVLAVFRNWKVIASATVFIAIHHISFFLLQVEGFGVYAFEEGHVTFTILLLHALFALVEGFILMYMTKRSHEEGVGAAALEVAINDILADQQKLNLRVDIDKSIPLLSRFDELLSALRELVNDATSLANQVADTSAFMQSSTQDLNGHVMQSNHELGSISTASEEIAVTLQDSAERTNAANDITREAQQDTSSSRKAVESTKTTINSLRDRLNRAATTNQELNDRCSSISESMRSITAVADQTNLLALNAAIESARAGEHGRGFAVVADEVRTLAIRSKESADEISTITEQLVASTASSVSQMNECVELVDQAVSDSDNAASFMQNIEEQIQAASDNMMEVATAAVEQEAASSSIAKSTARIHELSTLEANTAAELEAKAKELAQKCQSMLNTVNRFVI